The following is a genomic window from Vicinamibacteria bacterium.
CGGATGTAAGGCACGATGTGACCTTTCCCGGGCAGGCTTCCCACCCGGCAACATCGCATTCTCCGCGAGTAGGGGACGCTTTCCAAGCGCGGGCGGCTCGAGGGGACGTAAAATGATGTGCTGCCCCTTCAAGAGATTGATCTTCTCCAGGAGGGTGCGGGGGAAGCCTGATGCGGGAGACCAGCCTCATCGTGACCCTGGCCGTGGCCGTGGCCGCCGGTTGCGGCCACGAGGCGCCGACCGTCACCGCCACCCCTACGCCCGAGGCTTGCGCCGCGGGCACGCCGCTAGCGGGAACGCCCCCCCTGACCGCGACCCTGGTGGCCAGCGGCTTCGAGATCCCGCTCGACCTTCAGGCCCCTCCCGGGGACCGGGACCGCGTCTTCGTGGTGGAGCAGGTCGGGGTCATCAAGATCGTGAAGGCGGGAACGGTCCTGGCCACGCCCTTCCTGGACATCCACACCAAGACCCGCCCCGGAGGGGAGCAGGGGTTGCTCGGCCTCGCCTTCCACCCCCAATACGCAACCAACCACCGCTTCTATGTGAACTACACGGATCGACAGGGGGATACCCACATCTCGGAATTCCAGTCCTCCTCCACCAGCCCCGATTTCGCGGACCCCGCGACGGAGAGGGAACTCCTTTACCAGCATCAGCCCTTCCCCAACCACAACGGCGGAGGGCTGGCCTTCGGCGGGGACGGCATGCTCTACGTCGGCCTGGGCGATGGAGGGTCGGGCGGCGATCCTTTTGGCAACGGCCAGAACTTGAAGACACCCCTAGGCAAGATGCTGCGCTACGACGTGGATCACGGCGTCCCCCCCGACAACCCATTCCTGAGCTCCCCCGGGGCCTTCCCCTACATCTGGGCCTACGGCCTGCGCAATCCTTTCCGCTTCGCCTTCGACCGCGCCACGGGAGACCTCTACATCGGGGATGTGGGGCAGAACCTCCACGAGGAGGTCGACGTGGCGCTGGCCCCTCGCCACGGAGGCGAGAACTACGGCTGGAACATCATGGAGGGGCTCTCCTGCTACGCCCCCTCTTCGGGCTGCAACCAGGCGGGCCTCACCCTGCCCGTGCTCGACTACGGCCACGATCAAGGCTGCGCCATCATCGGGGGCGTGGTATACCGCGGCTGCCTCATGCCCGGCTATGCGGGCACGTATTTCTACGGGGACGAATGCAGCGCATTCGTGCGCTCTTTTCGTATGA
Proteins encoded in this region:
- a CDS encoding PQQ-dependent sugar dehydrogenase → MRETSLIVTLAVAVAAGCGHEAPTVTATPTPEACAAGTPLAGTPPLTATLVASGFEIPLDLQAPPGDRDRVFVVEQVGVIKIVKAGTVLATPFLDIHTKTRPGGEQGLLGLAFHPQYATNHRFYVNYTDRQGDTHISEFQSSSTSPDFADPATERELLYQHQPFPNHNGGGLAFGGDGMLYVGLGDGGSGGDPFGNGQNLKTPLGKMLRYDVDHGVPPDNPFLSSPGAFPYIWAYGLRNPFRFAFDRATGDLYIGDVGQNLHEEVDVALAPRHGGENYGWNIMEGLSCYAPSSGCNQAGLTLPVLDYGHDQGCAIIGGVVYRGCLMPGYAGTYFYGDECSAFVRSFRMKGGTVTEQKDWTASVGKGLQNISSFGVDADGEIYIVEYAGRLFKIVPAP